A single genomic interval of Ovis aries strain OAR_USU_Benz2616 breed Rambouillet chromosome 9, ARS-UI_Ramb_v3.0, whole genome shotgun sequence harbors:
- the GDF6 gene encoding growth/differentiation factor 6 isoform X1, translating to MDTSRVLLSAVFLISFLWDLPGFQQASISSSSSSAELGSAKGMRSRKEGKMPRAPRENATARAPLDRQEPPPRPQEEPQRRPPERREAREPPGRGPRVVPHEYMLSIYRTYSIAETLGINASFSQSSKSANTITSFVDRGLDDLSHTPLRRQKYLFDVSTLSDKEELVGAELRLFRQAPAVPWGPPAGPLHLQLFACQSPLLLEARSLDPQGAPRPGWEVFDVWRGLRPQPWKQLCLELRAAWGGEPGGEEAEAPAPGPQQPPPPDLRSLGFGRRVRTPQERALLVVFSRSQRKTLFAEMREQLGSATEVVGPGAGAEGSGPPPPSGIPDAGPWSPSPGRRRRRTAFASRHGKRHGKKSRLRCSKKPLHVNFKELGWDDWIIAPLEYEAYHCEGVCDFPLRSHLEPTNHAIIQTLMNSMDPGSTPPSCCVPTKLTPISILYIDAGNNVVYKQYEEMVVESCGCR from the exons ATGGATACCTCCAGGGTCCTGCTCTCGGCCGTCTTCCTCATCAGTTTCCTGTGGGATCTGCCGGGTTTCCAGCAAGCTTCCATCTCTTCCTCCTCGTCGTCTGCCGAGCTGGGCTCCGCCAAGGGAATGCGAAGCCGCAAGGAAGGAAAGATGCCGCGGGCGCCGAGAGAGAATGCCACGGCCCGGGCGCCCCTGGATCGCCAGGAGCCCCCGCCGAGGCCGCAGGAGGAGCCCCAGCGGCGGCCGCCAGAGCGGCGTGAAGCTCGGGAGCCTCCCGGCAGGGGCCCGCGCGTGGTGCCCCACGAGTACATGCTGTCAATCTACAGGACTTACTCCATCGCCGAGACGCTGGGCATCAATGCCAGCTTTTCCCAGTCTTCCAAGTCGGCTAATACGATCACTAGCTTTGTAGACAGGGGACTAG ACGATCTCTCGCACACTCCTCTCCGGAGACAGAAGTATTTGTTTGATGTGTCCACGCTTTCAGACAAAGAAGAGCTGGTGGGCGCGGAGCTGCGGCTGTTTCGCCAGGCGCCCGCTGTGCCCTGGGGGCCGCCGGCCGGCCCGCTCCACTTGCAGCTCTTCGCCTGCCAGTCGCCCCTGCTGCTGGAAGCGCGGAGCCTGGACCCGCAGGGGGCGCCCCGGCCCGGCTGGGAAGTCTTCGACGTGTGGCGGGGCCTGCGCCCCCAGCCCTGGAAGCAGCTGTGCTTGGAGCTTCGGGCCGCGTGGGGCGGCGAGCCGGGCGGCGAGGAGGCCGAAGCGCCCGCGCCGGGGCCCCAGCAGCCGCCGCCCCCGGACCTGCGGAGTCTGGGCTTCGGCCGGAGGGTGCGGACCCCCCAGGAGCGCGCCTTGCTCGTCGTATTCTCCAGGTCCCAGCGCAAGACCCTGTTCGCCGAGATGCGCGAGCAGCTGGGCTCGGCGACCGAGGTGGTCGGCCCCGGCGCGGGCGCCGAGGGGTCGGGGCCGCCCCCGCCGTCGGGCATCCCGGACGCCGGGCCGTGGTCGCCCTCGCCTGGCCGCCGGCGGCGGCGCACGGCCTTCGCCAGCCGCCACGGCAAGCGGCATGGCAAGAAGTCGAGGCTGCGCTGCAGCAAGAAGCCCCTGCACGTGAACTTCAAGGAGCTGGGCTGGGACGACTGGATTATCGCGCCCCTGGAGTACGAGGCTTACCACTGCGAGGGCGTGTGCGACTTCCCGCTGCGCTCGCACCTGGAGCCCACCAACCACGCCATCATCCAGACGCTGATGAACTCCATGGACCCCGGCTCCACCCCGCCCAGCTGCTGCGTGCCCACCAAATTGACTCCCATCAGCATCTTGTACATCGACGCGGGCAATAACGTGGTCTACAAGCAGTATGAGGAGATGGTGGTGGAGTCGTGCGGCTGCAGGTAG
- the GDF6 gene encoding growth/differentiation factor 6 isoform X2, with translation MDTSRVLLSAVFLISFLWDLPGFQQASISSSSSSAELGSAKGMRSRKEGKMPRAPRENATARAPLDRQEPPPRPQEEPQRRPPERREAREPPGRGPRVVPHEYMLSIYRTYSIAETLGINASFSQSSKSANTITSFVDRGLESSVGAACLVAAGGSVEGGRWRVDDPGWREVAAGTDETRDEESRMVLGVRSKARSCAVADRAAVGSERALGSPELPSAPGKAGRSECCGPEQRVRERRVEVPRPSRSAGTRPLLALSVGMVSRIGAPRPRGRNRVISAEAVATTGWESREQRQVGCLGVLLVLNPRGCLTVLTHLSQPGNSLLSAHRPRGPVFGPLRGLGCMCGCLRKPLRLFPATRAGLQRGDCLGENLTLPWSQKLGRDPPAPGTQLLKRQ, from the exons ATGGATACCTCCAGGGTCCTGCTCTCGGCCGTCTTCCTCATCAGTTTCCTGTGGGATCTGCCGGGTTTCCAGCAAGCTTCCATCTCTTCCTCCTCGTCGTCTGCCGAGCTGGGCTCCGCCAAGGGAATGCGAAGCCGCAAGGAAGGAAAGATGCCGCGGGCGCCGAGAGAGAATGCCACGGCCCGGGCGCCCCTGGATCGCCAGGAGCCCCCGCCGAGGCCGCAGGAGGAGCCCCAGCGGCGGCCGCCAGAGCGGCGTGAAGCTCGGGAGCCTCCCGGCAGGGGCCCGCGCGTGGTGCCCCACGAGTACATGCTGTCAATCTACAGGACTTACTCCATCGCCGAGACGCTGGGCATCAATGCCAGCTTTTCCCAGTCTTCCAAGTCGGCTAATACGATCACTAGCTTTGTAGACAGGGGACTAG AAAGCAGCGTGGGGGCCGCATGTCTGGTGGCTGCTGGAGGAAGCGTGGAAGGCGGGAGGTGGCGGGTAGATGACCCGGGCTGGAGAGAGGTCGCGGCGGGCACTGATGAAACTCGCGATGAGGAATCCCGGATGGTACTGGGTGTGCGGTCCAAGGCCCGGAGCTGCGCGGTGGCGGACCGAGCGGCCGTGGGATCCGAGCGAGCGCTGGGAAGCCCCGAGCTCCCATCTGCTCCGGGAAAAGCCGGCAGAAGCGAATGCTGCGGTCCAGAGCAGCGAGTCCGCGAGCGGCGGGTGGAAGTGCCCCGGCCCAGCCGCTCCGCTGGTACCCGACCGCTCCTGGCGCTGAGTGTGGGCATGGTCAGCCGCATAGGAGCCCCGCGCCCTCGGGGCCGCAACCGAGTCATTTCTGCAGAGGCAGTCGCAACTACTGGCTGGGAGAGCCGGGAGCAGAGGCAAGTGGGCTGTTTGGGTGTTTTGTTGGTACTTAATCCACGTGGGTGTCTGACTGTGCTCACCCACCTTTCTCAGCCAGGCAACTCGCTTCTCTCTGCACATCGACCCAGGGGCCCCGTCTTTGGGCCCCTCCGTGGGCTCGGGTGCATGTGTGGGTGTCTGCGAAAACCCCTGCGCCTCTTCCCTGCCACCCGCGCGGGTCTGCAGCGTGGCGATTGCCTTGGAGAGAACCTCACGCTACCCTGGTCCCAGAAATTGGGGAGGGATCCGCCAGCGCCGGGCACTCAGCTCCTAAAGAGACAATAA